A region of Gadus morhua chromosome 18, gadMor3.0, whole genome shotgun sequence DNA encodes the following proteins:
- the cox11 gene encoding cytochrome c oxidase assembly protein COX11, mitochondrial — protein MLLPCVLRELSRCSTLSMHCSRVLRLQQKLQPSERGLHTQAQEFIARRIGLRWKPQTRGIKNRSNKRGSQEDEWKSKNKTVLTYIAAAGVGMIGISYASVPLYRLYCQASGLGGTAVAGHDADQVATMTPVKDRIIKITFNADTHASMQWNFRPQQSEIYVVPGETALAFYRARNPTDKPVIGISTYNVVPFDAGQYFNKIQCFCFEEQRLNPKEEVDMPVFFYIDPEFDEDPRMARVDTITLSYTFFEAKEGQPLPPLPGYSYK, from the exons ATGCTTCTCCCCTGCGTTCTCCGTGAGCTTTCTCGGTGCTCTACACTGTCGATGCACTGCAGCCGTGTGCTAAGACTACAACAAAAACTACAGCCCAGCGAGAGGGGTCTGCACACTCAGGCCCAGGAGTTCATAGCGCGGCGCATCGGTCTACGATGGAAGCCGCAGACCAGGGGCATCAAGAATAGGAGTAACAAACGCGGGAGCCAGGAGGATGAGTGGAAGAGCAAGAACAAGACGGTGCTGACGTACATCGCTGCGGCCGGCGTGGGGATGATCGGGATCTCGTATGCATCGGTGCCACTCTACAGACTGTACTGCCAG GCCTCGGGGCTCGGCGGCACGGCCGTGGCGGGCCACGATGCGGACCAGGTGGCGACGATGACACCCGTGAAGGACCGCATCATCAAGATCACCTTCAACGCCGATACGCACGCCAGCATGCAGTGGAACTTCCGTCCGCAGCAGTCCGAGATCTAC GTAGTCCCAGGAGAGACGGCTCTGGCCTTTTACAGGGCCAGGAACCCTACTGACAAACCCGTCATCGGCATCTCCACCTACAACGTAGTGCCCTTCGATGCCGGACAGTACTTCAACAAAATCCAG tgtTTCTGCTTCGAGGAGCAGCGGCTAAACccaaaggaggaggtggacatgCCCGTGTTCTTCTACATCGACCCCGAGTTCGACGAGGACCCACGGATGGCGCGCGTCGACACCATCACCCTCTCCTACACCTTCTTCGAGGCCAAGGAGGgccagcctctgccccccctGCCCGGGTACAGCTACAAATGA